The following proteins come from a genomic window of Nicotiana tomentosiformis chromosome 12, ASM39032v3, whole genome shotgun sequence:
- the LOC104090888 gene encoding early nodulin-like protein 15, with amino-acid sequence MDGFSRNVLSSSLVAVLFFFLLLSFSEARDHLVGGKTDSWKIPSSESDSLNRWAEKSRFLIGDSLVWKYDGKKDSVLQVNKRDYVTCNSSSPIAVHNDGNTKIELTNSGAYYFISGAKGHCEQGQKLIVVTLSENNMRRFMGAPAPSPVEFEGPAMAPTSNAISLKASLVIAFGVLMGFFI; translated from the exons ATGGATGGTTTTTCAAGAAATGTGCTTTCTTCTTCACTAGTAGCtgttctcttcttcttcctcctcttgAGCTTCTCAGAAGCCAGAGACCATTTGGTAGGGGGGAAAACTGATTCTTGGAAAATCCCATCTTCAGAATCAGATTCCCTCAATCGATGGGCTGAAAAATCTCGCTTCCTCATTGGAGATTCTCTTG TGTGGAAGTATGATGGGAAAAAAGACTCAGTTTTACAAGTGAACAAGAGGGATTATGTGACATGCAACAGTTCAAGTCCAATAGCAGTGCACAATGATGGGAATACAAAGATAGAGCTAACAAATTCAGGAGCTTACTATTTCATAAGTGGAGCAAAAGGGCATTGTGAGCAAGGCCAGAAACTGATAGTAGTGACCTTATCTGAGAACAACATGAGGAGATTCATGGGTGCACCTGCACCTTCTCCGGTCGAATTTGAAGGTCCAGCTATGGCTCCTACTAGCAATGCTATTAGCTTGAAGGCTAGCTTGGTTATAGCTTTTGGGGTTTTAATGGGGTTTTTTATTTGA